A region from the Fusobacterium varium genome encodes:
- the trbB gene encoding conjugal transfer protein TrbB encodes MTQLQENVIKLLEQSFGPVIMGFLNDKDVIEVYLNDNQDLWIDTLSEGRKKTGIKMSFEDGLRINTLVAGAVGTEINMKNPLVTAELPIGGSRFQGEIPPVVKNPTFNIRKKAIKIFTLEEYVNNGTMTEKQYNTICKAVKEKKNILVIGGVSSGKTTLCNAIINEIAKYQERMVIIEDTQELQCACDDRVFLRTSDTVTIRDLLKATLRMRPDRISIGEIRGGAALDLLKAWNSGHPGGICTIHADSPRAGLDQLEQYISEVSVSPQQKMISRVAHILVFIKREGLKRVIGSIAEVKGYKDGEYVLEEVK; translated from the coding sequence ATGACACAACTACAGGAGAATGTAATTAAGCTTCTTGAACAATCTTTCGGACCAGTAATAATGGGATTTTTGAATGATAAAGATGTTATAGAAGTGTACTTAAATGACAATCAGGATTTATGGATTGATACCTTATCAGAGGGGAGGAAAAAGACAGGAATTAAAATGTCTTTTGAAGATGGATTGAGAATAAATACTCTTGTTGCTGGTGCAGTAGGAACAGAAATAAATATGAAAAATCCACTTGTAACAGCAGAGTTACCAATAGGTGGCAGCCGTTTTCAAGGAGAGATACCACCTGTTGTAAAAAATCCTACATTTAATATAAGAAAAAAAGCAATAAAGATATTTACTTTAGAGGAATATGTGAATAATGGAACAATGACAGAAAAGCAGTATAACACTATCTGTAAGGCTGTAAAAGAAAAGAAAAATATCTTAGTAATAGGTGGTGTTTCTAGTGGGAAAACAACTTTGTGTAACGCGATTATCAATGAAATAGCAAAATATCAAGAAAGAATGGTAATCATAGAAGATACCCAAGAACTTCAATGTGCTTGTGATGACAGAGTGTTTCTTAGAACATCAGATACAGTAACAATAAGAGATTTATTAAAAGCTACTCTAAGAATGCGACCAGATAGAATATCTATTGGAGAAATAAGGGGAGGAGCAGCACTTGACCTTCTAAAAGCATGGAACAGCGGACACCCAGGGGGAATATGTACAATTCATGCTGATTCCCCTAGAGCAGGACTAGACCAGCTAGAACAGTACATTTCAGAGGTTTCAGTTAGTCCACAACAGAAAATGATTTCAAGAGTAGCTCATATTCTTGTTTTTATTAAAAGAGAAGGTTTAAAAAGAGTAATAGGAAGCATAGCCGAAGTTAAGGGATATAAAGATGGGGAATATGTTTTAGAGGAGGTTAAGTAA